In Myxococcales bacterium, a single window of DNA contains:
- a CDS encoding Hsp33 family molecular chaperone HslO, which produces MKVAALSQAPREDRVYRAMTDDGAFRVVTARTTDTVRAAIEAQKAGRAGPAFADLLTGAILMRETMSPDLRVQVIMQSTDHKCSMVADAHPDGSTRGLLRASEDGTFPTAKALLQVARSVHNGGLLQGVVEVPSSGDISGALMTYMQTSEQVVSMISVGAVFAKDQLVEAGGYIVQLLPEVGRGPLMVMTERLRDFERVAELLQKGEGDPVHLASEILYGMPFSPVGDSSVRFGCNCSDERILASLASLSKADIQELYSRGEVLEMMCDYCRKEYRVEPARLKGLLATS; this is translated from the coding sequence ATGAAGGTGGCAGCCCTCAGCCAGGCACCGCGCGAGGATCGGGTCTACCGGGCCATGACCGATGACGGCGCGTTTCGCGTCGTCACTGCGCGAACGACCGACACCGTGCGGGCGGCCATCGAGGCGCAGAAGGCGGGGCGCGCAGGGCCTGCCTTCGCAGACCTCCTGACGGGCGCCATCCTGATGCGCGAGACCATGTCGCCGGACCTTCGCGTCCAGGTGATCATGCAGTCGACGGATCACAAGTGCAGCATGGTCGCCGACGCTCATCCCGACGGCTCCACGCGGGGTCTCCTGCGGGCGTCGGAAGACGGAACGTTCCCGACGGCAAAGGCGCTCTTGCAGGTCGCTCGCTCCGTTCACAACGGCGGTCTTCTCCAAGGCGTCGTGGAGGTCCCGTCGTCCGGAGACATCTCCGGCGCCCTCATGACGTACATGCAGACGAGCGAGCAAGTCGTCTCGATGATCTCGGTTGGCGCCGTCTTCGCCAAAGACCAGCTCGTCGAGGCTGGCGGCTACATCGTCCAGCTGCTCCCCGAAGTGGGGCGCGGCCCGCTCATGGTCATGACCGAGCGGCTTCGCGATTTCGAGCGCGTGGCGGAGCTCCTCCAGAAGGGCGAGGGCGACCCGGTCCACCTCGCCAGCGAGATCCTCTACGGCATGCCGTTCTCGCCGGTCGGCGATTCGAGCGTTCGCTTCGGCTGCAACTGCTCCGACGAGCGAATCCTTGCGAGCCTCGCGTCGCTCTCGAAGGCTGACATCCAGGAGCTCTACTCGCGCGGCGAGGTGCTCGAGATGATGTGCGACTACTGCCGCAAGGAGTACCGCGTCGAGCCGGCGCGCTTGAAGGGCTTGCTCGCGACGAGCTGA
- a CDS encoding acyl-CoA dehydrogenase: MNRYKADIREFNFLAFEQFNLAAVLGNAPFEAWAEDTVRTSFDECYRWVKEVTGPLNAIGDAEGTRLDDKGGVVTPHGFKDAWKKLYESGWRQIGTNPEYGGAGAPHTVQVLVEELLSGSNAAFNMYPGLARGAAEVIESFGTPEQKALYCPRMYNGEWGGTMCLTEPHAGSDVGAASTKAKRNDDGSYAISGTKIFISGGDHDMASNVVHLVLARVDGAPPGTKGLTLFIVPKLRPNADGTLAESNDVAVAALEHKMGINGSSTCVLNFGDNGKCIGWPVGGEQKLNQGMPQMFRMMNGARIAVGIQGVSVASAAYLNALEYAKDRKQGAAITHWKDATAPRVSILQHVDVRRMLLDMKARVEGIRALAVKLAWHIDMNAVLKGKDETKAAYHQGQVDLLVPLVKAYGSDQAFRVCETAIQTYGGAGYTRDYPVEQYCRDSKIFSIYEGTNHIQAMDLVGRKLPQAGGANLQAFLGDIAAFVGKHSDHPSLGAGVKQLAAAQEALAGSSMKLLMWFQSGQMEMVPLYANRFLEMMSETCVAWLLLEGAVIAEEAKKKLAKEHVDFAFYTGKTHAALYYARSVLPGVEMRAKQMAVEDKSPIDIPDDAFATV; the protein is encoded by the coding sequence ATCAATCGTTACAAGGCGGATATCCGGGAGTTCAACTTCCTCGCCTTCGAGCAGTTCAACCTCGCAGCGGTGCTCGGCAACGCGCCCTTCGAAGCTTGGGCCGAGGACACGGTGCGGACGTCCTTCGACGAGTGCTACCGCTGGGTGAAAGAGGTGACCGGCCCGCTGAACGCCATCGGCGACGCGGAAGGAACGCGCCTCGACGACAAGGGCGGCGTCGTCACCCCGCACGGCTTCAAAGATGCTTGGAAGAAGCTCTACGAGTCCGGCTGGCGACAGATCGGAACCAACCCCGAGTATGGCGGTGCCGGCGCGCCGCACACCGTTCAGGTCCTCGTCGAGGAGCTCCTCAGCGGCTCCAACGCGGCCTTCAACATGTACCCAGGCCTCGCGCGCGGAGCCGCCGAGGTCATCGAGTCGTTCGGTACGCCGGAGCAGAAGGCGCTCTACTGCCCGCGCATGTACAACGGCGAGTGGGGCGGCACGATGTGCCTCACCGAGCCCCACGCCGGCAGCGACGTCGGCGCCGCGAGCACCAAGGCTAAGCGCAACGACGACGGAAGCTACGCCATCAGCGGGACGAAGATCTTCATCTCCGGCGGCGATCACGACATGGCGAGCAACGTCGTCCACCTGGTGCTGGCTCGCGTCGACGGCGCGCCGCCCGGCACCAAGGGTCTCACGCTCTTCATTGTCCCAAAGCTTCGCCCCAACGCCGACGGCACCTTGGCCGAGTCCAACGACGTGGCCGTGGCGGCGCTCGAGCACAAGATGGGCATCAACGGCTCGTCGACCTGCGTCCTCAATTTTGGCGACAACGGCAAGTGCATCGGCTGGCCCGTCGGCGGCGAGCAGAAGCTCAACCAGGGCATGCCGCAGATGTTCCGCATGATGAACGGCGCGCGCATCGCCGTCGGCATTCAAGGAGTCTCGGTCGCCTCGGCGGCCTACCTCAACGCCCTCGAATACGCGAAGGACCGCAAGCAGGGGGCCGCCATCACGCACTGGAAGGACGCCACCGCGCCGCGCGTGTCGATCCTTCAGCACGTCGACGTGCGGCGCATGCTGCTCGACATGAAGGCTCGCGTCGAAGGCATCCGAGCGCTCGCCGTCAAGCTCGCGTGGCACATCGACATGAACGCGGTGCTCAAGGGCAAAGACGAGACGAAGGCCGCGTACCACCAGGGCCAGGTCGACCTCCTCGTTCCGCTCGTGAAGGCCTACGGCTCGGACCAAGCCTTCCGCGTCTGCGAGACGGCGATTCAGACCTACGGCGGCGCCGGCTACACGAGGGACTACCCCGTCGAGCAATATTGCCGCGACTCGAAGATCTTCTCGATCTACGAGGGCACCAATCACATCCAAGCCATGGACCTCGTGGGCCGCAAGCTCCCGCAGGCTGGCGGCGCCAACCTTCAGGCGTTCCTCGGCGACATCGCCGCCTTCGTGGGCAAGCACAGTGACCACCCGTCGCTCGGCGCGGGCGTGAAGCAGCTCGCGGCGGCGCAAGAGGCGCTCGCCGGCTCCTCGATGAAGCTTCTCATGTGGTTCCAGTCGGGCCAGATGGAGATGGTTCCGCTCTACGCGAACCGCTTCCTCGAGATGATGAGCGAGACGTGCGTCGCGTGGCTCCTCCTCGAAGGCGCAGTCATCGCGGAAGAGGCCAAGAAGAAGCTCGCCAAGGAGCACGTCGACTTCGCGTTCTACACGGGCAAGACCCACGCGGCGCTCTACTACGCGCGCAGCGTCCTTCCCGGCGTCGAGATGCGCGCGAAGCAGATGGCCGTTGAGGACAAGAGCCCCATCGATATCCCCGACGACGCCTTCGCAACGGTCTGA
- a CDS encoding cytochrome c — MRSVIVLALGAVVAALSACNGTGDPTGATCPPNSTLTYETFGKAFFAANCDACHGAGGDTQPRLSSQETIRRQNDDVDKAAAKGPNATNTYMPDGRSVDDEERRKLGEWLACGAP; from the coding sequence ATGAGAAGCGTTATCGTCCTCGCGCTGGGCGCTGTCGTCGCGGCGCTGTCTGCGTGCAATGGCACCGGCGATCCCACAGGGGCCACTTGCCCCCCGAACTCGACGTTGACGTACGAGACGTTCGGCAAGGCCTTCTTTGCGGCCAACTGCGACGCGTGCCACGGCGCGGGCGGCGATACGCAGCCTCGCCTTTCGAGCCAGGAGACCATCCGCCGCCAGAACGACGACGTCGACAAGGCCGCCGCGAAGGGCCCCAACGCGACCAACACGTACATGCCAGACGGGCGCAGCGTCGACGACGAAGAGCGCCGGAAGCTCGGTGAGTGGCTCGCCTGCGGCGCGCCTTAG